The following are encoded in a window of Lonchura striata isolate bLonStr1 chromosome 33, bLonStr1.mat, whole genome shotgun sequence genomic DNA:
- the TMEM79 gene encoding transmembrane protein 79: MAAADPVQPPEEVALLELGKVALAKVPPAPGEHQGDPDSTLPWDQSQHNAWGQPELVETKRRSSPEGGHEDPEEAAPTCPTVEAEDEEVPRLPVMAAHVFVPIDPQCIEQSPIKQKQHPTPWPREESRGDVPPSVPPSDRPSSLHHKQVFLPVGPSRCRNPLGFEGHMAKPPAEGSRCPCARDCGTDNLKAVASVAGALLLCPCLIYGAYIFLPFDAPLLPTVSARLVYTLRCATFATFPIVLGIIVSGISRLCSSALEPFGELHQEVEIHRTYVSQSVHLFILYFFNMAVLATYLPQELLKLIPLLTGLFAISRLIFWMSYAIGRSFRAFGFSMTFLPLLAMLLWNLYGMFILEPENLLSLATPTPEGHSKESRAKLRHWG, from the exons ATGGCTGCTGCAGACCCTGTCCAGCCCCCTGAGGAggtggctctgctggagctggggaaggtggccctggccaaggtgccaccagccccaggtGAGCACCAGGGGGACCCTGATTCCACCCTGCCATGGGACCAGAGTCAGCACAATGCCTGGGGCCAGCCGGAGCTCGTGGAGACAAAGAGGCGCTCGAGTCCTGAGGGTGGCCATGAAGACCCAGAGGAAGCTGCTCCCACCTGCCCCACAGTCGAGGCTGAAGATGAGGAAGTGCCCCGGCTGCCCGTGATGGCGGCCCACGTCTTTGTGCCCATCGACCCGCAGTGCATCGAGCAGAGTCCCATCAAGCAGAAGCAGCACCCAACCCCATGGCCCCGGGAGGAGAGCAGGGGGGATGTTCCCCCCAGCGTCCCCCCCAGTGACAGACCCAGCAGCCTCCACCACAAGCAGGTCTTCCTCCCCGTTGGCCCCTCGCGCTGCCGGAACCCACTGGGCTTTGAGGGGCACATGGCCAAGCCCCCGGCTGAGGGGTCACGGTGCCCGTGTGCCAGGGACTGTGGCACTGATAATCTCAAGGCTGTGGCATCAGTGGCAGGAGCCCTTCTCCTCTGCCCTTGCCTCATCTATGGTGCCTACATCTTCTTGCCCTTCGatgccccactgctgcccacCGTCAGCGCCCGCCTGGTCTACACATTGCGCTGTGCCACCTTTGCCACCTTCCCCATCGTGCTGG GAATAATCGTCAGTGGCATCTCCCGCCTCTGCTCCTCCGCCCTGGAGCCCTTTGGAGAGCTCCACCAGGAGGTGGAGATCCACCGCACTTACGTCTCCCAGTCTGTCCATCTCTTCATCCTCTACTTCTTCAACATGGCTGTGCTGGCCACCTACCTCCCACAGGAGCTCCTCAAGCTCATCCCACTGCTCACAGGGCTCTTCGCCATCTCCCG gctgattTTCTGGATGTCCTACGCCATCGGCCGCTCCTTCCGTGCCTTTGGCTTCAGCATGACCTTCCTGCCGCTCCTGGCCATGCTGCTCTGGAACCTGTATGGCATGTTCATCCTGGAGCCCGAGAACCTCCTGTCCTTGGCAACGCCAACGCCCGAGGGCCACTCCAAGGAGAGCCGAGCTAAACTCCGGCACTGGGGCTGA